One window of Tenacibaculum maritimum NCIMB 2154 genomic DNA carries:
- a CDS encoding phage holin family protein: MDKLMHLLFWLLALVSPLNGVLTTIVFLIIVDFITGSYAALKHKVPICSLRIGHTISKFFIYNLVIISAYFLEKHIVNEVPFLKIIAGFIAITEIKSILENYNKIYGVNPFKALTNLIKHSSLKDTMTHLSNDKKKL; encoded by the coding sequence ATGGATAAATTAATGCACCTGCTATTTTGGCTACTTGCATTAGTATCTCCATTAAATGGTGTATTAACTACCATCGTATTTTTAATTATAGTTGATTTTATTACAGGCTCTTATGCAGCACTCAAACATAAAGTACCCATTTGCAGCCTCCGAATAGGACATACTATTTCTAAGTTTTTCATCTATAATTTGGTCATCATTTCTGCCTATTTTTTAGAAAAACACATTGTAAACGAAGTCCCTTTTCTAAAAATTATCGCAGGTTTTATCGCCATTACAGAAATCAAATCAATTTTAGAAAACTACAACAAAATATATGGCGTTAATCCATTTAAAGCTTTAACAAACCTTATAAAGCACAGTAGCTTAAAAGATACAATGACTCATTTATCAAACGATAAAAAGAAATTGTAA
- a CDS encoding TIGR02594 family protein, with amino-acid sequence MKIIKTALTQYGIKEVAGLKDHPQIVNYFTTLGYDGEKLKDETAWCSAFANWVAKTAGYEYSKKLHARSWLHIGTSTNNPQLGDVVVLWREKPSSWKGHVGFFIKETNRYVYLLGGNQGNSVSIKAYPKNRVLDYRKLRKNG; translated from the coding sequence ATGAAAATCATCAAAACCGCCTTAACCCAATACGGCATCAAAGAAGTTGCTGGATTAAAAGATCACCCTCAAATTGTAAACTACTTTACTACATTAGGGTACGATGGAGAAAAACTAAAGGATGAAACTGCTTGGTGCAGTGCTTTTGCTAACTGGGTAGCAAAAACAGCTGGATACGAATATTCTAAAAAGCTACATGCACGAAGCTGGCTACACATTGGTACCTCAACTAACAATCCACAACTAGGAGATGTTGTAGTTCTTTGGAGAGAAAAACCAAGTAGCTGGAAAGGTCATGTTGGTTTTTTTATTAAAGAAACCAACAGATATGTTTACCTACTAGGAGGCAATCAAGGAAATTCAGTTAGCATTAAAGCATATCCTAAAAACAGAGTATTAGACTATCGAAAACTAAGAAAAAATGGATAA
- a CDS encoding S24 family peptidase, with protein MEIAEKIKAIRDRFELNNFSFSKRIGVTGTTVDSIVNGRPQSDGTRKKTKPGYDVLMSIINEFNINPDYLFDKSDVMLKSELVEVQTYSGVPQVVAVNTSGNENVVYVPIQARAGYLNGYGDADYIEQLPSFHMPHLTNGTFRCFEVQGNSMVRTFFDGDLVFGKYVENLGYIKDGRIYIIVSKNDGIVLKRVINRIEERGKLILKSDNKDGNYPTYTINIEEVMEVWYVTMFASKQMPEPVDIYDRLHELESKVVELEENLYKQN; from the coding sequence ATGGAAATCGCAGAAAAAATAAAAGCAATAAGAGATAGATTTGAGTTAAATAACTTTTCCTTTTCAAAACGCATAGGAGTTACTGGAACAACGGTAGATAGTATTGTTAATGGAAGGCCCCAATCTGATGGAACTCGAAAAAAAACCAAGCCAGGGTATGACGTGTTGATGTCTATTATTAATGAATTTAATATAAATCCAGATTATTTATTTGATAAAAGCGATGTTATGTTGAAGTCAGAATTGGTAGAGGTTCAAACATATTCTGGAGTTCCTCAAGTAGTAGCTGTTAATACATCAGGAAATGAAAACGTAGTATATGTTCCTATACAAGCGCGCGCCGGATATTTAAATGGTTATGGAGATGCAGATTATATAGAGCAATTACCTAGTTTTCATATGCCGCATTTAACAAATGGAACATTTCGTTGCTTTGAGGTACAAGGAAACTCAATGGTAAGAACCTTTTTTGATGGAGATCTAGTTTTTGGAAAGTACGTTGAAAATCTAGGATATATCAAAGATGGTCGTATATATATAATTGTAAGTAAAAATGACGGAATTGTTTTAAAACGTGTAATTAACAGGATAGAAGAACGTGGGAAGCTTATTTTAAAAAGTGATAATAAAGATGGAAATTACCCTACTTATACCATCAATATAGAAGAAGTTATGGAGGTTTGGTATGTTACAATGTTTGCTTCTAAGCAAATGCCAGAACCTGTAGATATTTATGATAGATTACATGAATTAGAGAGTAAGGTTGTTGAGTTAGAGGAAAATTTATATAAACAAAATTAG